One Aquamicrobium sp. genomic region harbors:
- a CDS encoding flagellar motor protein MotA: MAVLGRVESDDGLTEAEPYDPRKLSSPQVFLLSMLIFLAIVGFVAAILYRQISSAFQTNPGLNGLILGVLAVGILLVFGQVIGLIREVRWVNSFRVGTDRRDPVLLAPMKALLSRSSSTALSTATTRSILDSIATRLDESRDISRYLTGLLIFLGLLGTFWGLLQTIGSIGETIGSLDPGSGDVNDVLDSLKAGLSAPLAGMGTAFSSSLFGLSGSLVLGFLDLQAGRAQTRFYTELENWLSSVTDLGSDFVGPPRDGDALEEIRELSRRLHAAQEHAGHDHAGAANPRIAASMASLADGISGLVKNMRSEQQMMRDWVEAQAGEQKAMRATLDRLADSIRRQEERQSAGKAAEGRPAGKPAPEGAGGESASGENG; this comes from the coding sequence ATGGCAGTTCTGGGAAGGGTGGAGTCCGACGACGGCCTGACGGAGGCCGAGCCGTACGATCCGCGAAAGCTGTCCAGCCCGCAGGTCTTCCTCCTGTCGATGCTGATCTTCCTCGCCATCGTCGGCTTCGTCGCGGCCATCCTCTACCGGCAGATCTCCTCGGCCTTCCAGACCAATCCGGGCTTGAACGGACTGATCCTCGGCGTGTTGGCGGTCGGCATCCTTCTGGTGTTCGGGCAGGTCATCGGCCTGATCCGCGAGGTGCGCTGGGTCAATTCCTTCCGCGTCGGCACCGACCGGCGCGATCCCGTGCTGCTCGCGCCGATGAAGGCGCTGCTGTCGCGTTCGTCCTCGACCGCGCTGTCGACCGCAACGACGCGCTCGATCCTCGATTCGATCGCCACCCGCCTCGACGAGAGTCGCGACATCTCGCGCTACCTCACCGGCCTGCTGATCTTCCTCGGCCTGCTCGGCACCTTCTGGGGCCTGCTCCAGACCATCGGCTCGATCGGCGAGACCATCGGGTCGCTCGACCCCGGCTCAGGCGACGTCAACGACGTGCTCGATTCGCTGAAGGCGGGCCTGTCGGCGCCGCTGGCCGGCATGGGCACGGCGTTCTCCTCGTCGCTGTTCGGCCTGTCCGGCTCGCTGGTGCTCGGCTTCCTCGATCTCCAGGCCGGCCGCGCCCAGACCCGCTTCTACACCGAGCTGGAGAACTGGCTGTCCTCCGTCACCGATCTCGGCTCCGACTTCGTCGGCCCGCCGCGGGACGGGGACGCGCTGGAGGAGATCCGCGAGCTGTCGCGCCGGCTTCACGCCGCGCAGGAGCATGCCGGCCACGACCATGCCGGCGCGGCCAACCCGCGCATCGCCGCGTCGATGGCCAGCCTCGCCGACGGCATCAGCGGCCTCGTCAAGAACATGCGCTCCGAGCAGCAGATGATGCGCGACTGGGTCGAGGCGCAGGCCGGCGAGCAGAAGGCGATGCGCGCGACGCTCGACCGGCTGGCCGATTCCATCCGCCGGCAGGAGGAGCGCCAGTCCGCCGGCAAGGCAGCGGAAGGCCGGCCGGCCGGCAAGCCCGCCCCCGAAGGCGCCGGCGGGGAGAGCGCCAGTGGGGAGAACGGCTAG
- a CDS encoding peptidoglycan -binding protein, with amino-acid sequence MALARTRRGSHRGVDYWPGFVDALSTLLLAIMFLLSVFVLAQFLLSREISGRDEVLNRLNSQINELTQLLALEQSNAQDLDDMLANMRASLATAEGERSRLEQLLAAGAGAGAQAEARATSLAGELDSEKQISQRALSQVELLNQQIAALRSQIGALEAALETSEARDRESNAKIADLGRRLNVALAQRVQELNRYRSDFFGRLREILSDRENIRIVGDRFVFQSEVLFPSGSEIINDAGREEMKKLAGAILELQREIPPEINWVLRVDGHTDTIPLSGTGRYRDNWELSSARATAVVKYLIENGVSPERLVAAGFGEFQPLDPADTAEARNRNRRIELKLTER; translated from the coding sequence ATGGCGCTGGCGCGGACGAGACGCGGCAGCCATCGCGGCGTCGACTACTGGCCCGGCTTCGTCGACGCGCTGTCGACGCTGCTCCTCGCCATCATGTTCCTGCTCTCGGTCTTCGTGCTGGCGCAGTTCCTGCTGTCGCGCGAGATCAGCGGCCGCGACGAGGTCCTGAACCGGCTGAACTCGCAGATCAACGAGCTGACCCAGCTTCTGGCGCTCGAACAGTCGAACGCGCAGGACCTCGACGACATGCTCGCCAACATGCGCGCCTCGCTCGCCACCGCCGAGGGCGAGCGCTCGCGGCTGGAGCAGTTGCTCGCCGCCGGGGCGGGCGCCGGCGCGCAGGCCGAGGCCCGGGCCACCTCGCTGGCCGGCGAGCTCGACAGCGAGAAGCAGATCAGCCAGCGCGCGCTCAGCCAGGTCGAGCTGCTCAACCAGCAGATCGCCGCCCTGCGCAGCCAGATCGGCGCGCTCGAAGCGGCGCTGGAGACCTCCGAGGCCCGCGACCGCGAATCGAACGCCAAGATCGCCGACCTCGGCCGGCGCCTCAACGTCGCGCTCGCCCAGCGCGTGCAGGAGTTGAACCGCTACCGCTCCGACTTCTTCGGCCGGCTGCGCGAGATCCTCTCCGACCGCGAGAACATCCGCATCGTCGGCGACCGCTTCGTCTTCCAGTCCGAGGTGCTGTTCCCGTCCGGCTCGGAGATCATCAACGACGCCGGCCGCGAGGAGATGAAGAAGCTCGCCGGCGCGATCCTCGAATTGCAGCGCGAGATTCCGCCCGAGATCAACTGGGTGCTGCGCGTCGACGGCCACACCGACACCATCCCGCTCTCCGGCACCGGGCGCTACCGCGACAACTGGGAGCTGTCCTCGGCCCGCGCCACCGCGGTGGTGAAGTACCTGATCGAGAACGGCGTCTCGCCCGAGCGGCTGGTCGCCGCCGGCTTCGGCGAGTTCCAGCCGCTCGATCCGGCCGACACCGCTGAGGCGCGCAACCGCAATCGCCGCATCGAGCTGAAGCTGACCGAGCGCTGA
- a CDS encoding DUF1304 domain-containing protein produces the protein MIATVLTSVVALIHVYIVVLEMALWEKPQGRKAFGTTAEFAAATRALAANQGLYNGFLVAGLAWGLWLGEAGFAVKTFFLACVLVAGLFGAATASRKILYVQALPAALALAALWAGV, from the coding sequence ATGATCGCCACCGTCCTGACTTCCGTCGTCGCGCTGATCCACGTCTATATCGTCGTCCTCGAAATGGCGCTGTGGGAGAAGCCGCAGGGCCGCAAGGCGTTCGGCACCACGGCCGAGTTCGCGGCCGCGACCCGGGCGCTGGCGGCCAATCAGGGACTCTACAACGGCTTCCTCGTCGCCGGCCTCGCCTGGGGGCTTTGGCTCGGCGAGGCGGGTTTCGCGGTGAAGACGTTCTTCCTCGCCTGCGTGCTGGTGGCCGGGCTTTTCGGCGCGGCGACGGCGAGCCGAAAAATTCTTTACGTGCAGGCGTTGCCGGCGGCGCTGGCGCTCGCCGCGCTCTGGGCCGGCGTCTGA
- a CDS encoding carboxypeptidase M32, producing the protein MSFEKLDILNRRLHALDHAVSILAADEATHMAPGGGEDRAASLATLSGMRHRMATAPEVAEWIEAAASEALNEEQAAAFREFRRVHLNMTSLPPDFVERQTHARLRCEQLWRDARAKNDWAGFAPALEGVVALVREEAALRADALGLSPYDALMEQYDPGARVAEVAPLLDDLKAFLTGFVPQALEAQERRLTKAPLKSLAGSYPVDRQRELALSMMAGVGFDLSHGSLSVSHHPFCGGVPSDVRITTRYRTDDFLSALMGVLHETGHALYEQNLPREWAHWPLGQARGMAVHESQSLFVEKQIGRNPAFWRFALPMVERHLGESLSLADILPHVHHVERGLIRVDADEVTYPLHIVLRFELERALVEGGLDVADLPEAWDEGMRRYLGLSTLDNPADGPMQDVHWPSAAFGYFPSYTLGAMIAAQLWAAIERDHPDIDDDLAAGRFGRLNDWRRERVWSLGSRLSTPDLILHATGEPLDAGYLKRHLERRYGG; encoded by the coding sequence ATGTCGTTCGAGAAGCTCGACATCCTCAACCGCCGCCTCCACGCGCTCGACCACGCCGTCTCGATCCTCGCCGCCGACGAGGCCACCCACATGGCGCCCGGCGGCGGCGAGGACCGCGCCGCCTCGCTCGCCACGCTTTCCGGCATGCGCCACCGCATGGCGACCGCGCCGGAGGTGGCCGAGTGGATCGAGGCGGCCGCAAGCGAGGCGCTGAACGAGGAGCAGGCGGCGGCGTTTCGTGAATTCCGCCGCGTCCATCTCAACATGACCTCGCTGCCGCCCGACTTCGTCGAGCGCCAGACTCATGCGCGGCTGCGCTGCGAGCAGCTGTGGCGCGACGCGCGGGCGAAGAACGACTGGGCCGGCTTCGCCCCGGCGCTCGAAGGCGTCGTCGCGCTGGTGCGCGAGGAAGCCGCGCTGCGGGCCGACGCGCTCGGCCTTTCCCCCTACGACGCGCTGATGGAGCAGTACGATCCCGGCGCGCGCGTCGCCGAGGTCGCGCCGCTGCTCGACGATCTCAAGGCCTTCCTGACCGGCTTCGTGCCGCAGGCGCTGGAGGCGCAGGAGAGGCGGCTGACGAAAGCGCCGCTCAAATCCCTCGCCGGCTCCTATCCCGTCGACCGGCAGCGCGAGCTGGCTCTGTCGATGATGGCGGGGGTCGGCTTCGACCTTTCGCATGGCAGCCTTTCGGTCTCGCACCATCCGTTCTGCGGCGGCGTGCCGAGCGACGTGCGCATCACCACGCGCTACCGTACCGACGACTTCCTGTCGGCGCTGATGGGCGTCCTGCACGAGACCGGCCACGCGCTCTACGAGCAGAACCTGCCGCGCGAATGGGCGCACTGGCCGCTCGGCCAGGCGCGCGGCATGGCGGTCCATGAAAGCCAGAGCCTGTTCGTGGAAAAGCAGATCGGCCGCAATCCCGCCTTCTGGCGCTTCGCGCTGCCGATGGTCGAGCGCCATCTCGGCGAGAGCCTGTCGCTCGCCGACATCCTGCCGCATGTCCACCATGTCGAGCGCGGACTGATCCGGGTCGACGCCGACGAGGTGACCTATCCGCTCCACATCGTGCTGCGCTTCGAGCTGGAGCGCGCGCTGGTCGAGGGCGGGCTCGACGTCGCCGACCTGCCCGAGGCGTGGGACGAGGGCATGCGCCGCTATCTCGGCCTCTCGACCCTCGACAACCCGGCCGACGGGCCGATGCAGGACGTCCACTGGCCCTCGGCCGCCTTCGGCTATTTCCCGTCCTACACGCTCGGCGCGATGATCGCGGCGCAGCTCTGGGCGGCCATCGAGCGCGACCACCCCGACATAGACGACGACCTCGCCGCCGGACGCTTCGGGCGGCTGAACGACTGGCGCCGCGAGCGCGTCTGGTCGCTCGGCTCGCGCCTGTCGACGCCGGATTTGATCCTTCACGCCACCGGCGAGCCGCTCGACGCGGGCTATCTGAAGCGCCATCTCGAACGCCGCTACGGCGGCTGA
- a CDS encoding FAD-binding dehydrogenase, with product MAEDADAIVVGGGLAGLVAACELADAGKRVVVLDQEGENSLGGQAFWSLGGLFLVDSPEQRRMGIRDSRDLALQDWLGSAGFDRAEDHWPRRVAEAYVDFAAGGMRSWLHAMGMRWFPVVGWAERGGGHAHGHGNSVPRFHVTWGVGPGVLEPFVARIREHAKSGRVALKFRHRVSRLVRSSGRLTGVAGEVLEPSTVARGERSGREVAGSFELSAPCIVVASGGIGGDLDLVRRSWPVDRLGPAPKTMVAGVPHHVDGRMIGITQEAGAAAINTDRMWHYTEGVRNWGPIWPDHGIRILPGPSSMWFDARGNRLPAPCMPGFDTLATLKHILATGHDYSWFVLTQSIIKKEFALSGSEQNPDLASKKWLEVLKSRLGGGAPPPVEAFKRHGEDFIVRDTLPDLVAGMNALAGAALIDHDHIAAQIKARDREIDNPFSKDAQVIALRGARAYRGDRLIRTAKPHRILDPKHGPLIAVRLHILTRKTLGGLHTDIDARVLDPAGEPIPGLYAAGEVAGFGGGGYHGYNALEGTFLGGCLFSGRQAGRHAAANL from the coding sequence ATGGCCGAGGATGCGGACGCCATCGTGGTCGGCGGCGGGCTGGCCGGGCTGGTCGCGGCATGCGAGCTGGCCGACGCCGGCAAGCGCGTCGTCGTGCTCGATCAGGAAGGCGAGAACTCGCTCGGCGGGCAGGCGTTCTGGTCGCTGGGCGGCCTGTTCCTCGTCGATTCCCCGGAGCAGCGCCGCATGGGCATCCGGGACAGCCGCGATCTCGCGCTCCAAGACTGGCTGGGCTCGGCCGGGTTCGACCGCGCCGAGGACCATTGGCCGCGCCGTGTCGCGGAAGCCTATGTCGATTTCGCCGCCGGCGGGATGCGATCCTGGCTCCACGCCATGGGCATGCGCTGGTTCCCGGTCGTCGGCTGGGCCGAGCGCGGCGGCGGCCACGCCCACGGCCACGGCAATTCGGTGCCGCGCTTCCATGTCACGTGGGGCGTCGGGCCGGGCGTCCTCGAGCCCTTCGTCGCCCGCATCCGCGAGCATGCCAAGAGCGGCCGCGTCGCGCTGAAATTCCGCCACCGCGTCAGCCGGCTGGTGAGAAGCAGCGGCCGTCTGACCGGCGTCGCCGGCGAGGTGCTGGAGCCGTCGACGGTCGCGCGCGGCGAGCGCTCCGGCCGCGAGGTCGCAGGTTCGTTCGAGCTTTCCGCCCCCTGCATCGTCGTCGCGTCCGGCGGCATCGGCGGCGATCTCGATCTGGTCCGCAGGAGCTGGCCGGTCGACCGGCTCGGCCCCGCGCCGAAAACCATGGTCGCCGGCGTGCCGCACCACGTCGACGGCCGCATGATCGGGATCACGCAGGAAGCCGGCGCGGCGGCCATCAACACCGACCGGATGTGGCACTACACCGAGGGCGTGCGCAACTGGGGCCCGATCTGGCCCGACCACGGCATCCGCATCCTGCCCGGCCCGTCCTCGATGTGGTTCGACGCGCGCGGCAACCGCCTGCCCGCGCCGTGCATGCCCGGCTTCGACACGCTGGCGACGCTCAAGCACATCCTCGCCACCGGCCATGACTATTCCTGGTTCGTGCTGACGCAGAGCATCATCAAGAAGGAGTTCGCCCTCTCCGGCTCGGAGCAGAATCCCGACCTCGCCTCGAAGAAATGGCTGGAGGTGCTGAAAAGCCGGCTCGGCGGCGGCGCGCCGCCGCCGGTCGAGGCGTTCAAAAGACACGGCGAGGATTTCATCGTCCGCGACACGCTTCCCGATCTCGTCGCCGGCATGAACGCGCTCGCCGGCGCGGCGCTGATCGACCACGACCACATCGCCGCCCAGATAAAGGCGCGCGACCGCGAGATCGACAACCCCTTCTCCAAGGACGCGCAGGTCATCGCCCTGCGCGGCGCCCGCGCCTATCGCGGCGACCGGCTGATCCGCACGGCGAAGCCCCACAGGATCCTCGATCCGAAGCACGGGCCGCTGATCGCGGTCCGCCTCCACATCCTCACCCGCAAGACGCTCGGCGGCCTCCACACCGACATCGACGCGCGGGTGCTCGACCCTGCCGGCGAGCCGATCCCCGGCCTTTACGCGGCGGGCGAGGTCGCCGGCTTCGGCGGCGGCGGCTATCACGGCTACAACGCGCTCGAGGGCACCTTCCTCGGCGGCTGCCTGTTCTCGGGCCGTCAGGCCGGCCGCCACGCGGCGGCGAACCTCTAA
- the purU gene encoding formyltetrahydrofolate deformylase yields MIRPTHILNLACDDRPGIVAAVSAALAGIGANIVESAQFWDQQTNRFFMRVALDARGAESAAIRAATAPAETRFGIDLRLTDTARKPKIIVMVSKFDHALLHLLYQIRVGWLDAEVAAIVSNHEDSRAEAESAGIPYHCWKVTPATKAEQEARLTALVEETGAGLVVLARYMQVLSDDFSSRLFGRIINIHHSFLPSFKGAKPYHQAHDRGVKLIGATAHYVTPDLDEGPIIEQETERVTHAMSAEDFVAVGRDIESRVLARAVKLHLESRVMLSGNKTIVFA; encoded by the coding sequence ATGATCCGCCCGACCCATATCCTCAACCTCGCCTGCGACGACCGCCCCGGCATCGTCGCCGCCGTCAGCGCCGCGCTTGCCGGCATCGGCGCCAACATCGTCGAGAGCGCCCAGTTCTGGGACCAGCAGACCAACCGCTTCTTCATGCGGGTGGCGCTCGACGCGCGCGGCGCCGAAAGCGCCGCCATCCGAGCGGCCACAGCGCCCGCCGAGACGCGTTTCGGCATCGACCTTCGCCTCACCGACACGGCGCGGAAGCCGAAGATCATCGTCATGGTCTCGAAGTTCGACCATGCGCTGCTCCACCTTCTCTACCAGATCCGCGTCGGCTGGCTCGACGCCGAGGTCGCGGCCATCGTCTCCAACCACGAGGACAGCCGCGCCGAGGCGGAAAGCGCCGGCATCCCCTATCATTGCTGGAAGGTGACCCCGGCCACCAAGGCCGAGCAGGAAGCGAGGCTGACGGCGCTGGTCGAGGAAACCGGCGCCGGGCTCGTCGTGCTGGCCCGCTACATGCAGGTGCTGTCGGACGATTTCTCCAGCCGCCTGTTCGGCCGCATCATCAACATCCACCATTCCTTCCTGCCGAGCTTCAAGGGCGCCAAGCCCTATCACCAGGCCCACGACCGCGGCGTCAAGCTGATCGGCGCGACTGCCCATTACGTGACGCCCGACCTCGACGAGGGGCCGATCATCGAGCAGGAGACCGAGCGCGTGACGCATGCGATGAGCGCCGAGGATTTCGTCGCCGTCGGCCGCGACATCGAATCGCGGGTGCTGGCCCGCGCGGTGAAGCTGCATCTCGAAAGCCGCGTCATGCTGAGCGGCAACAAGACCATCGTCTTTGCCTGA
- a CDS encoding amidohydrolase produces MTLTNRDIEDLVAFRRDLHRFPEISNEEAETANRVVAFLADTRADEVITGLGGHGIAFVYDSGVAGPTVLFRAELDALPIAEISDIPHRSAIAGKGHMCGHDGHMAILAALGRLFGRQRPATGRVVLMFQPAEETGDGAAGVTADPRYGAIRPDFAFSLHNLPGTPLGHVRLKAGVVNCASRGMRIVLEGREAHSSMPESGLSPMRAISRLMPELAALGGGSFASDDFAMATVTHASMGEPVFGVAPGRAEVRATLRTQLDARMADLCTAAEELAREAAAADGLTCSIDYHEIFVASLNDAEATAHLAAALDAEGISHDGEQLPMRASEDFGLFGHGSGSAMLYLGAGVERPNLHNPDYDFPDDLIPIGTRIFLRAARNLLG; encoded by the coding sequence ATGACCCTGACCAACCGCGACATCGAGGACCTCGTCGCCTTCCGCCGCGATCTCCACCGTTTCCCGGAAATCTCCAATGAGGAGGCGGAGACCGCGAATCGCGTCGTCGCCTTCCTCGCCGACACCAGGGCGGACGAGGTGATCACCGGGCTCGGCGGCCACGGCATAGCCTTCGTCTACGACAGCGGCGTCGCCGGGCCGACGGTCCTGTTCCGCGCCGAGCTCGACGCACTGCCCATAGCCGAGATCTCCGACATCCCCCACCGCTCGGCAATTGCCGGCAAGGGCCATATGTGCGGCCATGACGGCCACATGGCGATCCTTGCCGCGCTCGGCCGCCTGTTCGGCCGGCAGCGCCCGGCGACGGGCCGCGTCGTGCTGATGTTCCAGCCGGCCGAGGAAACGGGCGACGGCGCGGCCGGCGTCACCGCCGATCCGCGCTACGGCGCGATCCGGCCGGATTTCGCCTTCTCGCTGCACAACCTGCCCGGCACGCCGCTCGGCCATGTCCGGCTGAAGGCCGGCGTCGTCAACTGCGCCTCGCGCGGCATGCGCATCGTCCTCGAAGGCAGGGAAGCCCATTCGTCGATGCCCGAGAGCGGCCTGTCGCCGATGCGGGCGATCAGCCGGCTGATGCCTGAGCTCGCCGCGCTCGGCGGCGGCTCGTTCGCCAGCGACGATTTCGCCATGGCCACCGTCACCCATGCCAGCATGGGCGAGCCGGTGTTCGGCGTCGCGCCCGGCCGCGCCGAGGTCCGGGCGACGCTGCGCACGCAGCTCGACGCGCGCATGGCCGACCTTTGCACCGCCGCCGAGGAGCTGGCGCGCGAGGCCGCCGCCGCCGACGGGCTGACATGCTCCATCGACTATCACGAGATCTTCGTCGCCAGCCTGAACGACGCCGAGGCCACCGCCCATCTCGCCGCCGCGCTCGACGCCGAGGGCATTTCCCATGACGGCGAGCAGCTGCCGATGCGCGCGTCGGAGGATTTCGGCCTGTTCGGCCACGGCTCCGGATCGGCGATGCTCTATCTCGGCGCCGGCGTCGAGCGGCCGAACCTGCACAACCCGGACTACGACTTCCCCGACGACCTGATCCCCATCGGCACGCGCATCTTCCTGCGCGCGGCGCGCAATCTGCTGGGATAG
- a CDS encoding ABC transporter transmembrane domain-containing protein has protein sequence MAETGHEKDRRLRTLGPLGELIPFVMRYRGLVLGACLALLAAAVTTLMMPIAVRRMVDHGFSDSDSSLISSYFSMLIVLAGLLAAASAARYYFVITLGERVVADLRRAVFAHVSALSPGFFDAVQSGEIVSRLTADTTQIKSAVGATASTALRNIILAVGALTMMVVTSPKLSGLVIAAIPVVVVPIVAFGRSVRRRSRFAQDTLAEATAYASEQIGAVRTLQAYTNEKLVEDHFGRAVEIAFDAARASVRSRAVLTFFAIFAVFASVVAVLWIGAADVLSGAMSPGTLTQFLFYAVFAAGALGALSEVWGELAQAAGATERLTELLAEEPQVRAPARPVALPEPAKGGVEFRDVSFAYPMRPDRPALEGLSFTVRPGETVAIVGPSGSGKSTVFSLLLRFYDPQGGAVLVDGVDVRQVDPQALRGRMAIVPQDVTIFAASAADNIAFGRPGAGMAEIEAAARDARADEFLARLDRGYDTPLGERGVTLSGGQRQRLAIARAILRDAPILLLDEATSALDAESETLVQTALERLMQGRTTLVIAHRLATVLKADRILVMEGGRIVEEGTHQSLVAAGGVYARLARLQFDHGAGAFGRAAE, from the coding sequence ATGGCCGAGACCGGGCATGAAAAGGACAGGCGGCTGCGCACGCTCGGGCCGCTCGGGGAACTCATCCCCTTCGTCATGCGCTATCGCGGCCTGGTGCTCGGGGCGTGCCTCGCGCTGCTGGCGGCGGCCGTCACCACGCTGATGATGCCCATCGCCGTGCGCCGCATGGTCGACCACGGCTTCTCCGATTCCGATTCCAGCCTGATCTCCAGCTATTTCTCGATGCTGATCGTGCTGGCCGGCCTGCTGGCGGCGGCCTCGGCCGCGCGCTACTATTTCGTCATCACGCTGGGCGAGCGCGTGGTCGCGGATCTGCGGCGCGCGGTGTTCGCCCATGTCTCGGCGCTGTCGCCGGGCTTCTTCGACGCGGTGCAGTCGGGCGAGATCGTCTCGCGGCTGACCGCCGACACCACCCAGATCAAGTCGGCCGTCGGCGCCACCGCCTCGACGGCGCTGCGCAACATCATCCTCGCCGTCGGCGCGCTCACCATGATGGTGGTGACGAGCCCGAAGCTCTCCGGCCTCGTCATCGCCGCCATTCCCGTCGTCGTGGTGCCGATCGTCGCCTTCGGCCGCTCGGTCAGGCGGCGCTCGCGCTTCGCGCAGGACACGCTGGCCGAGGCCACCGCCTACGCCTCGGAGCAGATCGGCGCGGTGCGCACGCTCCAGGCCTATACCAACGAGAAGCTGGTCGAGGACCACTTCGGCCGCGCCGTCGAGATCGCCTTCGACGCGGCGCGCGCCTCCGTGCGCTCGCGCGCGGTGCTGACCTTCTTCGCCATCTTCGCCGTGTTCGCCTCGGTGGTCGCGGTGCTGTGGATCGGCGCGGCCGACGTGCTCTCGGGCGCGATGTCGCCGGGCACGCTCACCCAGTTCCTGTTCTACGCCGTCTTCGCCGCCGGCGCGCTCGGCGCGCTGTCGGAGGTGTGGGGCGAACTCGCGCAGGCCGCCGGCGCCACCGAGCGGCTGACCGAGCTTCTGGCGGAGGAGCCGCAGGTGCGCGCGCCGGCCCGGCCCGTCGCCCTGCCCGAGCCGGCGAAGGGCGGGGTCGAGTTCCGCGACGTCTCCTTCGCCTATCCGATGCGGCCCGACCGTCCGGCGCTCGAGGGGCTGTCGTTCACGGTCAGGCCCGGCGAGACCGTGGCCATCGTCGGCCCGTCCGGCTCGGGCAAGAGCACGGTGTTCTCGCTGCTCCTGCGCTTCTACGACCCGCAGGGTGGCGCGGTGCTGGTCGACGGCGTCGACGTGCGGCAGGTCGACCCGCAGGCACTGCGCGGCCGCATGGCCATCGTGCCGCAGGACGTGACCATCTTCGCGGCCAGCGCGGCCGACAACATCGCCTTCGGCCGGCCGGGGGCAGGAATGGCGGAGATCGAGGCGGCGGCGCGAGACGCCCGCGCCGACGAGTTTCTCGCCCGGCTCGACAGGGGCTACGACACGCCGCTCGGCGAGCGCGGGGTGACGCTGTCCGGCGGCCAGCGCCAGCGCCTCGCCATCGCGCGGGCCATCCTGCGCGACGCGCCGATCCTGCTGCTCGACGAGGCGACCTCGGCGCTCGACGCCGAGAGCGAGACGCTGGTGCAGACGGCGCTGGAGCGGCTGATGCAGGGGCGCACCACGCTGGTCATCGCCCACCGCCTCGCCACCGTGCTCAAGGCCGACCGCATCCTCGTCATGGAAGGCGGCCGGATCGTCGAGGAAGGCACGCACCAGAGCCTCGTCGCGGCCGGCGGCGTCTATGCCCGCCTCGCCCGCCTCCAGTTCGACCACGGCGCCGGCGCGTTCGGCCGCGCGGCGGAGTAG
- the rpmE gene encoding 50S ribosomal protein L31: MKADIHPDYHTIKVVMTDGTEYLTRSTWGKEGDTMNLDIDPTTHPAWTGGQQTLLDRGGRLSKFKKRYEGLGI; encoded by the coding sequence ATGAAAGCCGATATCCATCCCGATTACCACACCATCAAGGTCGTGATGACCGATGGCACCGAATACCTGACCCGCTCCACCTGGGGCAAGGAGGGCGACACGATGAATCTCGACATCGACCCCACCACCCATCCGGCGTGGACCGGCGGCCAGCAGACCCTGCTCGACCGCGGCGGCCGCCTGTCGAAGTTCAAGAAGCGCTACGAGGGCCTCGGCATCTGA
- a CDS encoding YebC/PmpR family DNA-binding transcriptional regulator — MAGHSQFKNIMHRKGRQDAVRSKMFSKLAREITVAAKTGMPDPDMNPRLRLAIQNAKAQSMPKDNIQRAINKAAGNDGENYEEVRYEGYGPGGVALIVEALTDNRNRTASNVRAAFTKAGGALGETGSVSFLWDRVGEIVYKPAAGDADAVMEAAIEAGADDVQSDEDGHVILCAFGDIGEVTSALEKALGEAESVKTIWKPQTNTHVDEDRARSILKLVATLEDDDDVQNVYANFEVDDETMAKLSAA; from the coding sequence ATGGCCGGCCATTCTCAATTCAAGAACATCATGCATCGCAAGGGGCGGCAGGACGCCGTCCGCTCGAAGATGTTTTCCAAGCTCGCGCGCGAGATCACCGTCGCCGCCAAGACGGGGATGCCCGACCCCGACATGAACCCGCGCCTGCGCCTGGCGATCCAGAACGCCAAGGCGCAGTCGATGCCGAAGGACAACATCCAGCGCGCCATCAACAAGGCGGCCGGAAACGACGGCGAGAACTATGAGGAAGTGCGCTACGAGGGATACGGGCCCGGCGGCGTCGCGCTGATCGTCGAGGCGCTGACCGACAACCGCAACCGCACCGCCTCCAACGTGCGCGCGGCCTTCACCAAGGCCGGCGGCGCGCTGGGCGAGACGGGGTCGGTATCCTTCCTGTGGGACCGCGTCGGCGAGATCGTCTACAAGCCCGCGGCCGGCGACGCCGACGCGGTGATGGAGGCCGCCATCGAGGCCGGCGCCGACGACGTGCAGTCCGACGAGGACGGTCACGTCATCCTGTGCGCCTTCGGCGACATCGGCGAGGTGACTTCGGCGCTGGAGAAGGCGCTGGGCGAGGCCGAGTCGGTCAAGACCATCTGGAAGCCGCAGACCAACACGCACGTCGACGAGGACCGCGCCCGCTCGATCCTCAAGCTCGTCGCCACGCTCGAGGACGACGACGACGTGCAGAACGTCTACGCCAATTTCGAGGTCGACGACGAGACGATGGCCAAGCTCAGCGCCGCGTAA